The bacterium genome has a segment encoding these proteins:
- a CDS encoding Crp/Fnr family transcriptional regulator has product MQRAGRTGPKGAEHDRLTALLASSPLLKGLSPGQFREVAASAQHRTVKPHGLFFRQGDHATFIYVLLTGEVKLTHIHPDGQEVIHRMIWPGEVFGGIAAWGETVYPVSAEAIQASEAFAWEGPTMMRLLERYPAVALNTLHLMIARVHELQNRVTELTMERVEQRLARAFRRLAARVGRRVDRGILIDLPLSRQDIAELTGTTLYTASRIISHWEALGVVEAGRERVLILSPDRLDAIAEASPVKSGKTVE; this is encoded by the coding sequence ATGCAACGCGCCGGCCGCACCGGACCGAAGGGAGCGGAGCACGACCGCTTGACCGCGCTGCTGGCGTCCTCGCCGCTTCTCAAGGGCCTGAGCCCGGGCCAGTTCCGCGAGGTCGCCGCGTCGGCCCAGCATCGCACGGTCAAGCCGCACGGGCTCTTCTTCCGCCAGGGTGACCACGCGACGTTCATCTATGTGCTGCTGACCGGTGAAGTGAAGCTGACGCACATCCACCCCGACGGCCAGGAGGTGATCCACCGCATGATCTGGCCGGGCGAGGTCTTCGGCGGCATCGCGGCATGGGGCGAGACCGTGTACCCGGTGTCGGCCGAGGCGATCCAGGCGAGCGAAGCGTTCGCCTGGGAAGGTCCCACGATGATGCGCCTGCTCGAGCGGTACCCGGCCGTCGCGCTGAACACGCTGCACCTCATGATCGCGCGCGTCCACGAGCTGCAGAATCGCGTGACGGAACTGACGATGGAGCGGGTGGAGCAGCGCCTGGCACGAGCGTTCCGCCGGCTCGCGGCGCGCGTGGGGCGCCGCGTCGATCGGGGGATCCTCATCGACCTGCCGCTGTCCCGACAAGACATCGCGGAGCTGACGGGAACGACCCTCTACACCGCCAGCCGCATCATCAGCCATTGGGAGGCGCTCGGCGTCGTCGAGGCCGGCCGGGAGCGCGTGCTGATTCTGAGTCCTGATCGGCTCGACGCCATCGCGGAGGCCTCGCCGGTGAAGTCCGGGAAGACGGTCGAGTGA
- a CDS encoding DUF2249 domain-containing protein produces the protein MTTATAREALRHHHEELAGKMTGYADALTGGASAADPAPFVRFLREELLPHAAGEDRYLYPAVEPLLKAHGMATATMRMDHRAIERYVGAIEETAGRLRNAEGAARIEAVRDLTRLTWQLQALFEVHLQKEEQVYMPVLGQYAPEAEQQRIIAQMHEAPGERPAADAQPDLDVRRLAPARRHAAIFATFETLGSGQAFVLVNDHDPKPLYYQFQAEQPGKFTWTYLEQGPEVWRVRIGRS, from the coding sequence ATGACTACGGCAACGGCACGTGAGGCACTGCGGCACCATCACGAGGAGCTGGCCGGCAAAATGACAGGATACGCGGACGCGCTGACCGGCGGCGCGTCCGCGGCCGATCCGGCACCGTTCGTTCGGTTCCTGCGCGAAGAGCTGCTTCCCCACGCGGCCGGAGAGGACCGGTACCTGTATCCGGCGGTCGAGCCGCTGCTCAAGGCGCACGGCATGGCCACCGCGACGATGCGGATGGATCACCGGGCGATCGAGCGCTACGTCGGGGCGATCGAGGAGACGGCGGGACGTCTCCGGAACGCCGAGGGCGCCGCGCGCATCGAGGCCGTGCGGGATCTCACGCGCTTGACGTGGCAGCTCCAAGCGCTGTTCGAGGTCCATTTGCAGAAGGAAGAGCAGGTGTACATGCCGGTCCTGGGGCAGTACGCGCCGGAGGCCGAACAGCAGCGCATCATCGCGCAGATGCACGAGGCGCCCGGGGAGCGGCCGGCCGCAGACGCGCAGCCCGACCTCGACGTCAGGAGGCTGGCGCCCGCCCGGCGTCACGCGGCCATCTTCGCGACGTTTGAGACGCTCGGTTCGGGGCAGGCGTTCGTCCTCGTCAACGATCACGATCCCAAGCCGCTCTACTACCAGTTCCAAGCGGAGCAGCCGGGGAAGTTCACCTGGACGTATCTCGAGCAGGGGCCGGAGGTCTGGCGGGTGCGCATCGGCCGGTCATGA
- a CDS encoding metal-sulfur cluster assembly factor, translated as MVTAEQVRDALRGVVDPELGASIVDLGLVYDVQVIGSKVFVTMTLTTPLCPMNEMIPEAVRQAAAALPDVGGVDVELVWTPPWEPQMMSRELKERFGW; from the coding sequence ATGGTGACGGCCGAGCAGGTGCGGGACGCGCTCCGCGGGGTCGTCGATCCCGAGCTTGGAGCGAGCATCGTCGATCTCGGCCTGGTCTACGACGTCCAGGTGATCGGGTCCAAGGTGTTTGTCACGATGACACTGACGACGCCGCTGTGCCCGATGAACGAGATGATCCCGGAGGCCGTGCGCCAAGCCGCCGCCGCACTCCCGGACGTCGGCGGCGTCGATGTCGAGCTGGTGTGGACACCTCCCTGGGAGCCTCAGATGATGTCCCGCGAGCTCAAGGAGCGGTTCGGCTGGTGA
- a CDS encoding CopD family protein produces MAWYVLAVSLHILAACIWIGGMVFLAAAVLPVLRRPAYQSVAVPLIHAVALQFRWIAWTTLGLLVATGIWTLHFRGYGWAEVRDGSLWQGGFGHILGIKLVLVALILAISAWHDLIVGPRFTQAALADPGSPRTRRLRRAAAWVGRLMLILSVSALALGVMLVRGAP; encoded by the coding sequence ATGGCGTGGTACGTGCTTGCCGTGTCGCTGCACATCCTCGCTGCGTGCATCTGGATCGGCGGCATGGTGTTCCTCGCGGCCGCCGTCCTGCCCGTCCTCCGCAGGCCCGCGTATCAGAGTGTGGCCGTGCCGCTGATCCACGCCGTCGCGCTTCAATTCCGGTGGATCGCCTGGACGACGCTGGGCCTGCTCGTTGCGACGGGGATCTGGACCCTCCACTTTCGTGGATACGGCTGGGCGGAGGTGCGGGACGGATCGCTGTGGCAGGGCGGATTCGGTCACATCCTCGGCATCAAGCTCGTGCTCGTGGCGCTGATCCTTGCGATCAGTGCCTGGCACGATCTCATCGTGGGCCCCCGGTTCACTCAGGCAGCGCTCGCGGATCCCGGCTCGCCGCGCACGCGGCGCCTGCGCCGCGCGGCCGCATGGGTCGGACGGCTGATGCTCATCCTTTCGGTCTCAGCCCTGGCGCTCGGCGTGATGCTGGTCCGCGGCGCACCATAG
- a CDS encoding cupin domain-containing protein, producing the protein MSALMSSYRTAVAFTPERFNPVPIAQSDRVKVLLVCLEPGQFIPVHRPGVDLTIAVLEGEGTLALGDREEAIGPGAVAFAPAGTARGLRAATRLVVLNVVTPPPTDADHAGVAAGLRRGRWQ; encoded by the coding sequence ATGAGCGCCCTGATGAGCTCGTACCGGACGGCCGTGGCGTTCACGCCCGAGCGCTTCAATCCCGTCCCGATCGCTCAGAGCGACCGCGTCAAAGTGCTGCTGGTCTGCCTTGAACCCGGTCAGTTCATCCCCGTTCACCGGCCGGGGGTCGACCTCACGATCGCCGTGCTGGAAGGCGAAGGAACCCTGGCCCTCGGCGACCGCGAGGAAGCGATCGGGCCGGGAGCCGTCGCGTTTGCGCCGGCGGGAACGGCCCGAGGGCTCAGGGCCGCCACCCGGCTCGTTGTCCTCAACGTCGTCACTCCGCCGCCGACCGATGCGGACCACGCCGGGGTCGCCGCGGGGCTGCGGCGCGGACGCTGGCAATAA
- a CDS encoding Rrf2 family transcriptional regulator, translating to MKLSRESKYGLAGLIYLARQRPGTVLAVKTVAAAQALPGTFLAKTFSRLAHHGVLRSHRGRRRGYELARNPREISVREILEDIEGPDLFARCIFWSEGCSEQRPCLLHESWNAIRPRIAESLAALTLADCADGRTAPIALSQGWRIGRPSNEAQTGRETHVDVDREVSRSPVRTAGGPGRARGATRRSGSADGLGAER from the coding sequence ATGAAGCTCAGTCGAGAGAGCAAGTACGGCCTGGCCGGCCTGATCTACCTCGCCCGGCAGCGGCCCGGCACCGTGCTGGCCGTGAAGACGGTGGCCGCCGCGCAGGCCCTGCCCGGAACGTTTCTCGCGAAGACGTTCAGCCGGCTGGCGCATCATGGGGTCCTACGCTCGCATCGCGGGCGGCGGCGGGGCTACGAACTCGCCAGAAATCCCCGGGAGATCAGCGTCCGCGAGATCCTCGAGGACATCGAGGGACCGGATCTGTTCGCGCGCTGCATCTTCTGGAGCGAGGGGTGCTCGGAGCAGCGGCCCTGCCTGTTGCACGAGTCCTGGAATGCGATCCGGCCGCGGATCGCCGAATCGCTGGCGGCACTGACGCTCGCCGACTGCGCAGATGGCCGAACGGCGCCCATCGCGCTCTCACAAGGATGGCGGATCGGCCGTCCTTCGAACGAAGCTCAAACGGGGAGGGAGACTCATGTTGATGTCGATCGCGAAGTGTCTCGTTCACCGGTGCGCACCGCTGGCGGCCCTGGCCGCGCTCGCGGCGCTACTCGTCGCTCCGGGAGCGCCGACGGCCTCGGCGCAGAACGGTGA
- a CDS encoding multicopper oxidase domain-containing protein produces the protein MLMSIAKCLVHRCAPLAALAALAALLVAPGAPTASAQNGENGFYDAALPAVGNQHVKQITIVARDTVQAIAPGVKVPLWTFNGSVPAPLIHVRQGDEVRVAFVNKTPMSHSVDFHAATTPWNVWYQPVAAGKTLNFSFIAKDPGVFMFHCGTPPAFMHISSGMYGAVIVDPKTPLPPAKEFGLIESEFYVRAGANNTYQPDAQKVLDVKPDYVVFNGIADQYQEHPLTVRAGERIRLYVLNAGPTLFSAFHVIGWIFDKVYVDGNPANVLRGVQTYGIPPGGGAMFELTIDQPGLYPFVTHAFAYTSKGAVGVIKVLPAK, from the coding sequence ATGTTGATGTCGATCGCGAAGTGTCTCGTTCACCGGTGCGCACCGCTGGCGGCCCTGGCCGCGCTCGCGGCGCTACTCGTCGCTCCGGGAGCGCCGACGGCCTCGGCGCAGAACGGTGAGAATGGGTTCTACGACGCCGCGCTTCCGGCCGTCGGGAACCAGCACGTCAAGCAGATCACGATCGTGGCCCGCGACACCGTCCAGGCGATCGCCCCGGGCGTCAAGGTGCCGCTCTGGACCTTCAACGGTTCGGTCCCGGCGCCGTTGATTCACGTGCGGCAGGGCGACGAGGTCCGGGTGGCATTCGTGAACAAGACGCCGATGTCGCACTCTGTCGACTTCCACGCCGCGACAACGCCCTGGAACGTGTGGTACCAGCCGGTAGCCGCCGGCAAGACGCTCAACTTCAGCTTCATCGCCAAGGACCCCGGCGTGTTCATGTTCCACTGCGGCACGCCGCCGGCGTTCATGCACATCAGCAGCGGCATGTACGGCGCCGTCATCGTCGACCCGAAGACCCCGCTGCCGCCGGCCAAAGAGTTCGGGCTGATCGAGAGCGAGTTCTACGTCCGGGCGGGCGCGAACAACACCTACCAGCCGGATGCGCAGAAGGTCCTCGACGTCAAACCGGACTACGTGGTGTTTAACGGCATCGCCGACCAGTACCAGGAGCACCCGCTGACCGTACGCGCCGGGGAGCGCATCCGCCTGTACGTGCTGAACGCGGGGCCAACGTTGTTCTCGGCGTTCCACGTGATCGGCTGGATCTTCGACAAGGTCTACGTCGACGGCAACCCGGCCAACGTGTTGCGCGGCGTGCAGACCTACGGCATCCCGCCGGGCGGCGGCGCGATGTTCGAGTTGACGATCGACCAGCCCGGACTCTATCCGTTCGTCACGCACGCGTTCGCGTACACCAGCAAGGGCGCCGTGGGCGTCATCAAGGTCCTGCCCGCCAAGTAG
- a CDS encoding DUF488 family protein, which yields MRLTVTLKRAYDPPGRGDAPRVLVDRVWPRGVSKERLKAVAWLKELGPSTGLRKWFGHDPVRWQTFRARYRRELAAKGALLEELAGYARQGKLTLVFGARDPLHNQAVVIKEMLERERGRTRRARPVRGKTR from the coding sequence ATGAGGCTCACCGTTACGTTGAAGCGGGCCTACGATCCGCCCGGCCGCGGCGACGCCCCGCGGGTGCTGGTCGACCGCGTGTGGCCCCGCGGCGTTTCAAAGGAACGCCTGAAGGCTGTCGCCTGGCTCAAGGAGCTCGGGCCGAGCACCGGGCTGCGCAAGTGGTTCGGCCACGATCCCGTCCGGTGGCAAACATTCCGCGCACGGTACCGGCGAGAATTAGCCGCGAAAGGCGCGCTCCTCGAGGAACTCGCCGGATACGCCCGTCAAGGAAAGCTGACGCTCGTGTTCGGCGCGCGCGATCCGCTCCACAATCAGGCCGTGGTCATCAAGGAGATGCTCGAGAGGGAGCGCGGCCGCACCCGGCGTGCTCGACCCGTCCGTGGCAAAACGCGCTAA
- a CDS encoding glycosyl hydrolase, with product MKLDALKWRCIGPPRGGRVVAVAGDPEDREVFYFGACAGGVWKTTDGGMYWRCVSDGYLSSAAIGALAVAPSDPNVLYAGTGETEIRLDVSYGDGVYKSTDAGRTWRHLGLRETRFIGRIHIHPQDPDLVYVAALGDVFGPNEERGVFRSRDGGRTWSKVLYRDANSGAVDLSMDPRNPRILFAGFWQTRRSFWNLSSGGPGSGLFRSTDGGDTWTEISRYPGLPAGPLGKIGVAVSPARAGRVWALVETEPETTGLYRSDDYGETWTLVSSNRDLMHRPWYYTHVFADPGHGETVYVANFQLWKSTDGGTDFTEIQTPHGDNHDLWIDPADPKRMIEGNDGGACVSTNGGETWSTIYNQLTAQFYRIDIDNQYPYRVYGTQQDNSSISVPSATAWGAIALGDCSYPGTGESGFIAVHPDDPNIVYVGAIGSSVGGAGALQRYDHRTRQIQLVNVWPEESTGVAPKDMRYRFAWTFPIVFSPHDSGTLYAGGSHVFRSRDEGMSWEEISPDLSLNDKSRQGHSGGDITHESAGAEVHATCASVAPSPHRREEIWASTDDGLVHVTRDGGKTWQNVTPPGMPELAYVGCVEISRHDPDTIYLAATRYKLADYRPYLFRSTDGGRHFESINGDFPEGEITRVVRADPVRKGLLFAGTETGVYVSVNDGGNWNRMGGGLPVVPVYDLKIKDGDIVAATHGRSFWILDDITPLRSVAEGNKGPRLFEPRPTVRTKLHFGALRNLRPSGVAFGIAMGLGGGIRTFRRPDGTTGREHLDVGENPPNGAIIYYWLDDGASGPVALTVRDASGAAIATFRSDDTALAAAKRPPVRPGLNRFVWDLKYPGPERLDASLAPPRNKQLAEPAEPTPGPTVVPGRYRVELLVGAETSAAEFSVVKDPRLSTTSEAYRAQFELLRELTGSLGKVNATVNRIRRLKRRLGVLAEGAGNETRELAERAAAVARQLSAVEAVLVDVHRESDRDVLRNPAGLNDTLVDLINTVSVADTAPTKQAAAVSKELMARVDAEIGKLERLIATEIAAVNRLAMERAVETSGGG from the coding sequence GTGAAACTCGACGCCCTCAAATGGCGCTGCATCGGGCCGCCGCGCGGCGGCCGCGTCGTCGCCGTCGCGGGTGACCCTGAGGACCGCGAGGTGTTCTATTTCGGCGCCTGCGCCGGCGGCGTCTGGAAGACAACCGACGGCGGCATGTACTGGCGCTGCGTCAGCGACGGCTATCTCAGCTCGGCCGCGATCGGAGCGCTTGCCGTCGCGCCCTCAGACCCGAACGTTCTCTACGCCGGCACGGGTGAAACCGAGATCCGGCTCGACGTGTCGTACGGCGATGGTGTGTACAAGTCCACCGACGCCGGCCGCACCTGGCGCCACCTCGGCCTCCGCGAGACCCGGTTCATCGGGCGCATCCACATCCATCCGCAAGACCCCGATCTCGTCTACGTCGCCGCGCTCGGCGACGTGTTCGGCCCGAACGAGGAACGCGGCGTGTTCCGGTCGCGGGACGGCGGCAGGACGTGGAGCAAGGTGCTCTATCGGGACGCCAATTCGGGCGCCGTCGACCTCTCGATGGACCCGCGCAATCCCCGCATCCTCTTTGCGGGATTCTGGCAGACGCGCCGGAGCTTCTGGAACCTGTCGAGCGGCGGGCCGGGAAGCGGCCTGTTCCGCTCGACGGACGGCGGCGACACCTGGACAGAAATCTCGCGGTATCCCGGGCTGCCGGCCGGTCCCCTCGGCAAGATCGGCGTCGCGGTGTCGCCCGCCCGCGCCGGCCGCGTCTGGGCGCTGGTGGAGACCGAACCCGAGACGACGGGACTGTACCGCTCGGACGATTACGGCGAGACTTGGACGCTCGTCTCGTCCAACCGCGACCTCATGCACCGGCCCTGGTACTACACGCACGTCTTCGCCGACCCCGGCCACGGCGAGACGGTCTACGTCGCCAATTTTCAGCTCTGGAAGTCCACGGACGGCGGGACAGACTTTACCGAGATCCAAACGCCGCACGGCGACAACCACGATCTGTGGATCGATCCTGCCGATCCGAAACGGATGATCGAGGGCAACGACGGCGGCGCCTGCGTGAGTACGAACGGCGGCGAGACGTGGTCGACGATCTACAATCAGTTGACGGCGCAGTTCTACCGCATCGACATCGACAACCAGTATCCCTATCGCGTGTACGGCACGCAGCAGGACAACAGCTCGATCTCGGTGCCGAGCGCCACCGCTTGGGGCGCGATCGCTCTCGGTGACTGTTCCTATCCCGGCACCGGCGAGAGCGGCTTCATCGCCGTCCATCCGGACGATCCCAACATCGTCTACGTCGGCGCGATCGGCTCCAGCGTCGGCGGCGCCGGGGCGCTGCAGCGGTACGATCACCGCACCCGGCAGATTCAGTTGGTCAACGTCTGGCCCGAAGAGTCGACCGGCGTCGCGCCCAAGGACATGCGCTACCGTTTCGCCTGGACGTTCCCGATCGTCTTCTCGCCGCACGACAGCGGCACGCTCTACGCCGGCGGCAGCCACGTGTTCCGCAGCCGCGACGAGGGCATGAGCTGGGAGGAAATTTCCCCCGACCTGAGCCTCAACGACAAGAGCCGCCAGGGGCACTCCGGCGGCGACATCACGCACGAGAGCGCCGGCGCGGAGGTGCACGCGACCTGTGCGTCGGTCGCCCCCTCGCCGCACCGGCGGGAGGAGATCTGGGCCTCGACCGACGACGGGCTCGTACACGTGACGCGCGACGGCGGCAAGACCTGGCAGAACGTCACGCCGCCCGGCATGCCGGAGCTCGCCTACGTCGGCTGCGTCGAGATCTCGCGGCACGACCCCGACACGATCTACCTCGCGGCGACGCGCTACAAGCTCGCGGACTACCGGCCGTACCTGTTCCGGAGCACCGACGGCGGGCGGCATTTCGAATCGATCAACGGCGATTTTCCGGAGGGCGAGATCACCCGCGTTGTGCGGGCCGATCCGGTTCGCAAGGGCCTGCTGTTCGCCGGCACCGAGACCGGCGTCTACGTGTCCGTGAACGACGGGGGCAACTGGAACCGCATGGGCGGCGGCCTCCCGGTCGTCCCGGTCTACGACCTCAAGATCAAGGACGGGGATATCGTGGCCGCCACCCACGGCCGGTCCTTCTGGATCCTGGACGACATTACGCCGCTCAGAAGCGTCGCCGAGGGCAACAAGGGACCTCGGTTGTTCGAGCCGCGCCCGACGGTCCGCACGAAGCTGCACTTCGGGGCCCTCCGAAATCTTCGGCCGAGCGGCGTCGCGTTCGGGATAGCCATGGGCCTAGGCGGCGGGATCCGCACCTTCCGCAGGCCGGACGGGACAACGGGCCGCGAACATCTCGACGTCGGCGAGAACCCGCCGAACGGTGCGATCATCTACTACTGGCTCGACGACGGCGCGTCCGGGCCGGTGGCCCTCACGGTCCGTGACGCCTCGGGGGCCGCGATCGCCACGTTCCGCAGCGACGATACGGCGCTGGCCGCCGCGAAGCGGCCGCCGGTTCGTCCGGGGCTCAATCGGTTCGTCTGGGATCTCAAGTATCCCGGACCGGAGCGGCTCGACGCGAGTCTCGCGCCGCCCCGCAACAAGCAGCTGGCGGAGCCGGCCGAGCCCACGCCCGGTCCCACGGTGGTGCCGGGACGTTATCGGGTGGAGTTGCTGGTTGGCGCGGAGACCTCGGCCGCGGAGTTCTCGGTCGTGAAGGATCCCCGCCTGTCGACGACGTCCGAGGCGTACCGCGCGCAGTTCGAACTGTTGCGGGAATTGACGGGCTCGCTCGGCAAGGTCAACGCCACGGTCAACCGCATCCGCCGGCTGAAGCGCCGGCTCGGGGTGCTGGCCGAGGGAGCAGGCAACGAGACGCGCGAGCTGGCCGAGCGGGCGGCGGCCGTGGCCCGGCAACTGTCGGCCGTCGAAGCCGTACTGGTGGACGTCCATCGCGAGTCGGATCGCGACGTGCTGCGCAACCCCGCCGGCCTCAACGATACGCTCGTGGACCTGATCAACACTGTCTCCGTTGCCGATACCGCGCCGACGAAGCAGGCGGCGGCCGTCTCGAAAGAGCTCATGGCGCGCGTCGATGCCGAAATCGGCAAACTCGAGCGGCTCATCGCGACGGAGATCGCCGCGGTCAATCGCTTGGCCATGGAGCGCGCGGTCGAGACGTCGGGCGGCGGCTGA
- a CDS encoding DUF2255 family protein, producing the protein MAAWTNDELDKIGTAEELEIATLRRDGTRRNPVTIWVVRHGDDLYVRSVKGRAGAWFRGTQARREGHIEAGGIDKDVTFVDAGSDIDDQLDAAYRTKYRRYAASIVNHIVSPQAREATIKLMPRATRSP; encoded by the coding sequence ATGGCGGCGTGGACGAACGACGAACTCGACAAGATCGGAACGGCGGAGGAGCTGGAGATCGCGACGCTCCGACGCGACGGCACGCGGCGAAATCCGGTGACGATTTGGGTTGTTCGCCACGGCGACGACCTCTACGTTCGCTCTGTTAAGGGGCGAGCCGGCGCCTGGTTCCGCGGCACTCAAGCGCGCCGCGAAGGCCATATCGAGGCCGGCGGTATCGATAAGGACGTCACCTTCGTGGACGCCGGCTCCGACATCGACGACCAGCTTGATGCCGCGTATCGCACCAAGTACCGGCGTTACGCCGCAAGTATCGTCAACCACATCGTGAGCCCGCAGGCACGAGAGGCGACAATCAAACTGATGCCGCGCGCAACGAGATCCCCCTGA
- the paaI gene encoding hydroxyphenylacetyl-CoA thioesterase PaaI gives MTRRPTPQRIAEAARDAMWAQDQASRALGMRVLAVGPGRGRVRMSVRPEMCNGHHICHGGMLFTLADSAFAYACNSYNAVTVANHCAITFAASAHEGDVLVADAVERHRGGRTGVYDVTVTTRAGKLIALFRGHSTQLSGVVAPGLTPDGPGLRRAAPAPHRRASGRRR, from the coding sequence ATGACGCGCCGTCCAACCCCGCAGCGGATTGCCGAGGCCGCCCGCGATGCGATGTGGGCCCAGGATCAGGCAAGCCGGGCGCTCGGGATGCGGGTGCTCGCTGTCGGACCCGGCCGCGGCCGGGTGCGCATGTCCGTGCGGCCGGAGATGTGCAACGGACACCACATCTGCCACGGCGGCATGCTGTTCACACTCGCCGATTCCGCGTTCGCGTACGCCTGCAACTCGTACAATGCGGTCACGGTAGCCAATCACTGCGCGATCACGTTCGCCGCCAGCGCCCATGAGGGCGACGTGCTCGTGGCGGACGCGGTCGAGCGGCACCGCGGCGGCCGGACGGGAGTCTACGACGTCACGGTGACCACTCGGGCTGGGAAACTCATTGCCTTGTTCCGAGGCCACTCGACGCAACTATCCGGCGTGGTCGCACCCGGCCTGACGCCGGACGGCCCCGGGCTCCGTCGCGCCGCTCCTGCACCGCATCGCCGCGCGTCCGGGCGGCGCCGGTGA
- a CDS encoding agmatinase, translating into MSVRLTPVPAGRPTFLDVERCTDLRALASDVAVIGVPFGAPYDLQTAASQSRAPAALREQSMRYVPWYATNYDFDFSGELFAGRAVRIVDCGDVAMVPGRWDETSRATTEAVKEILDRGAVPFVLGGDDSIPIPVLRAYAEQAPMCIVQIDAHIDWRDEREGIRDGLSSPMRRASEMPWVRGMAQIGLRGFGSARRGEFDDARAYGSVLIGASEVHRGGVEAALGRIPDAERYFITFDVDGLDPSVAPAVASPAFGGLTYDEATGILRGVAGRGRVAGFDVVEIMPDLDGGDLTCRVAVRLMLNLLGALAHAGRLGGRPL; encoded by the coding sequence GTGTCCGTCCGTCTCACCCCGGTTCCGGCCGGCCGTCCGACGTTTCTCGACGTGGAACGGTGCACGGATCTCCGCGCGCTCGCATCCGACGTCGCCGTGATCGGCGTGCCGTTCGGCGCGCCCTACGACCTGCAGACGGCGGCGTCGCAGAGCCGCGCGCCGGCGGCGCTGCGCGAGCAGTCCATGCGGTACGTCCCCTGGTACGCGACGAACTACGACTTCGACTTCAGCGGCGAGCTGTTCGCCGGACGGGCCGTCCGGATCGTCGACTGCGGCGACGTGGCGATGGTGCCCGGCCGCTGGGACGAGACATCGCGCGCGACGACGGAAGCGGTCAAGGAGATCCTCGACAGGGGCGCCGTGCCGTTCGTTCTCGGGGGCGACGACTCGATCCCGATCCCGGTGCTGCGGGCCTACGCGGAGCAGGCGCCGATGTGCATCGTACAGATCGACGCGCACATCGACTGGCGCGACGAGCGGGAGGGCATCCGCGACGGACTGAGCAGCCCGATGCGCCGGGCGTCCGAGATGCCCTGGGTCCGCGGCATGGCGCAGATCGGGCTTCGCGGGTTCGGCAGCGCCCGACGCGGAGAGTTCGACGACGCGCGGGCCTACGGCTCCGTGCTGATCGGCGCGTCCGAGGTGCACCGCGGCGGCGTCGAGGCCGCGCTTGGCCGGATTCCGGACGCCGAGCGATACTTCATCACGTTCGACGTGGACGGCCTCGATCCGTCCGTCGCGCCGGCGGTCGCCAGCCCGGCCTTCGGCGGCCTCACCTACGACGAGGCGACCGGCATCCTCCGCGGTGTCGCGGGACGCGGCCGTGTGGCGGGCTTCGACGTGGTGGAGATCATGCCGGATCTCGACGGCGGGGACCTCACGTGCCGGGTCGCCGTCCGGCTCATGTTGAATCTCCTCGGCGCCCTCGCGCATGCCGGCCGGCTCGGCGGCCGGCCGCTGTGA